In a genomic window of Microbacterium amylolyticum:
- a CDS encoding zinc-binding dehydrogenase, with protein sequence MTTMRAVVAVGQSYDDPLAHLVLDRSYPRPEPRAGWTRVFVKAASLNPHDLWTLRGVGHPAERLPIVLGCDAAGVTEDGREVVVHPVLGEPRRGGGDETFDPRRSILSEAFDGGLAEELLVPDHMLVDKPSSLTFSQAASLGIAWGTAFRMLFTRAGVKPGDRVLVQGASGGVASASIAMARAAGAIVTATARSEEKMRFAESIGAHTAVAHGERLAEKVDVVIDSVGEATWRHSLRAVRPGGVIATCGATSGAMPAAELQRVFYQQLSIVGSTGCTGGEFEAMLRLVESAGLSPAHEVIAFDEIREGFARLDSGEVRGKIVVDMA encoded by the coding sequence ATGACCACGATGCGTGCCGTTGTCGCAGTCGGTCAGTCATATGACGATCCGCTGGCGCACCTCGTTCTCGATCGTTCTTACCCTCGGCCGGAGCCGCGCGCGGGATGGACACGTGTGTTCGTGAAGGCGGCATCGCTGAACCCGCATGATCTCTGGACGCTCCGCGGGGTCGGACACCCCGCGGAGCGTCTGCCCATCGTTCTGGGGTGCGACGCAGCCGGGGTCACGGAGGACGGGCGCGAGGTCGTTGTTCATCCCGTGCTGGGAGAGCCGCGCCGCGGCGGAGGTGACGAGACGTTCGACCCCCGTCGGTCGATTCTGAGCGAGGCGTTCGACGGCGGCTTGGCAGAAGAATTGCTCGTACCGGACCACATGCTTGTCGACAAGCCCTCGTCGCTGACGTTTTCGCAGGCGGCAAGCTTGGGAATCGCGTGGGGCACCGCCTTCCGCATGTTGTTCACGCGGGCCGGTGTGAAGCCGGGCGATCGTGTTCTCGTGCAGGGCGCCTCCGGCGGCGTCGCCAGTGCGTCGATTGCCATGGCGCGCGCGGCGGGCGCGATTGTCACGGCGACGGCGCGCAGCGAGGAGAAGATGCGCTTCGCCGAGTCGATCGGCGCGCATACTGCCGTTGCCCACGGCGAGCGGCTGGCGGAGAAGGTCGACGTCGTCATCGATTCCGTTGGCGAGGCCACGTGGCGGCACTCCTTGCGCGCTGTTCGGCCGGGTGGGGTGATTGCGACGTGCGGTGCGACCAGCGGCGCGATGCCGGCCGCCGAACTGCAGCGTGTGTTCTACCAGCAGCTCAGCATCGTCGGATCAACGGGATGCACAGGCGGAGAGTTCGAAGCGATGCTGCGGCTCGTGGAATCCGCGGGGCTGAGCCCCGCGCACGAGGTGATCGCGTTCGACGAGATCCGTGAGGGCTTCGCGCGCCTCGATTCCGGTGAGGTCCGCGGCAAGATCGTTGTCGACATGGCGTAG